Proteins encoded together in one Pseudoroseomonas cervicalis window:
- a CDS encoding cache domain-containing protein, whose amino-acid sequence MRPTARPAWPAALLSLLPAAPRALLPALSVLAALALPQAAAAERPAQGAAVAPVSPQDRAARQRVQALLQDALAHYRTVGRERAMADFTRAEGRFGDRQNYIACATMDLQILAFGANPATVGRQASALRDAHGFAFALEMRRLVLERDEGWVSYVWLNPESGRFEEKVSYVLRFAPDLFCLAGYYGGGE is encoded by the coding sequence ATGCGCCCCACCGCCCGCCCCGCCTGGCCCGCCGCCCTCCTGTCCCTCCTGCCCGCCGCGCCACGGGCCCTCCTGCCCGCCCTGTCCGTGCTGGCGGCGCTGGCCCTGCCGCAGGCGGCGGCGGCCGAACGGCCGGCGCAGGGCGCGGCTGTGGCGCCCGTCTCGCCGCAGGACCGCGCCGCGCGGCAGCGCGTGCAGGCCCTGCTGCAGGACGCGCTGGCGCATTACCGCACCGTCGGCCGGGAGCGGGCGATGGCCGATTTCACCCGGGCGGAGGGCCGCTTCGGCGACCGGCAGAACTACATCGCCTGCGCCACCATGGACCTGCAGATCCTGGCCTTCGGCGCCAACCCGGCCACGGTCGGCCGCCAGGCCAGCGCGCTGCGCGACGCGCATGGCTTCGCCTTCGCGCTGGAGATGCGCCGGCTGGTGCTGGAGCGGGACGAGGGCTGGGTCAGCTATGTCTGGCTGAACCCGGAAAGCGGCCGCTTCGAGGAGAAGGTCAGCTACGTGCTGCGCTTCGCCCCCGACCTGTTCTGCCTGGCCGGCTATTACGGGGGCGGGGAATGA